Proteins encoded within one genomic window of Nonomuraea gerenzanensis:
- a CDS encoding DUF1707 SHOCT-like domain-containing protein, producing MSELQMRVSDEDRERTTQQLQQAFSEGRLTQPELEERLEAALSARTYGDLLALITDLPSAQPQAGDVVELGSKHGNVKRSGDWAVPRRLRVSSKYGSVELDFTEAVVPHQVVEVELDLTYGSAKIILPEGAVANVDGFQADWGHPTSKVPSRPRPGVLCVVITGRAKYGGLTVRYPRKRWFTH from the coding sequence ATGTCGGAATTGCAGATGCGGGTCTCCGACGAGGACCGGGAGCGCACCACGCAGCAGCTCCAGCAGGCGTTCTCCGAGGGCCGGCTGACCCAGCCCGAGCTTGAGGAGCGGCTGGAGGCGGCGCTGTCCGCCAGGACCTACGGCGACCTGCTCGCGCTGATCACGGATCTGCCGAGCGCGCAGCCGCAGGCCGGCGACGTGGTGGAGCTGGGGTCGAAACACGGCAACGTCAAGCGCTCGGGTGACTGGGCCGTCCCGCGCCGGCTGCGCGTGTCCTCCAAGTACGGCAGCGTGGAGCTGGACTTCACCGAGGCCGTCGTCCCCCATCAGGTCGTCGAGGTCGAGCTGGATCTCACGTACGGGTCCGCCAAGATCATCCTGCCCGAGGGCGCCGTGGCGAACGTGGACGGCTTCCAGGCCGACTGGGGCCATCCGACGTCCAAGGTGCCGAGCAGGCCCCGGCCCGGCGTGCTCTGCGTGGTCATCACGGGCCGGGCCAAGTACGGCGGCCTCACCGTCCGCTATCCGCGCAAGCGCTGGTTCACCCACTGA